A stretch of the Papaver somniferum cultivar HN1 chromosome 6, ASM357369v1, whole genome shotgun sequence genome encodes the following:
- the LOC113288848 gene encoding uncharacterized protein LOC113288848, translated as MEANALGCSLISSNPSRFFHNPVSYRLSLQPLRNRHHQSLRIKAGPSGRNDSVNDGDTPPPPTQTSPITPPDTVEIRFRRGSRKRSKQEKLDPTGERPKPPKKEWEAMTYTEKAIELYMGEKGLLFWLNKFAYASIYIIIGAWILFRFVGPSLGFYQLDAPTLTPSDILLKP; from the coding sequence ATGGAAGCCAACGCTCTCGGTTGTTCTCTCATATCCTCAAACCCATCAAGGTTCTTCCACAACCCTGTTAGCTACAGATTATCTCTGCAACCTCTCCGGAATCGTCATCATCAATCTTTAAGAATCAAAGCTGGTCCTAGTGGCAGGAATGACAGTGTGAACGATGGCGAcactccaccaccaccaacacaaaCATCACCCATCACACCACCAGACACAGTTGAGATTAGGTTCCGGCGAGGATCTAGAAAAAGATCAAAGCAGGAGAAACTGGATCCTACTGGTGAACGACCCAAGCCTCCTAAAAAAGAATGGGAAGCCATGACCTATACAGAGAAGGCAATTGAGCTATACATGGGAGAGAAGGGGCTTCTTTTCTGGTTAAACAAGTTTGCATACGCCTCCATCTATATAATCATAGGTGCATGGATTCTGTTCCGCTTCGTCGGTCCTTCACTCGGGTTTTATCAACTAGATGCTCCTACTTTGACACCAAGTGATATTCTGCTCAAACCATAA
- the LOC113288849 gene encoding transcription factor E2FB-like — protein sequence MSVSEKRSSNPISSNPQFQLNSRNPQSTSSSSSGFANGGSTLNHRQYPFSPSSTASTTKPSSAFSLSSLSSSLVGCNRTAVAAAGGGGGGKLETFYRDATAKAIVEKDGRAQAGEWVTNKEQLEAISSQGTSMSGVGCKRYQTGERVNGQGYTDAANSPLHPASAGTKRYGRTSTKNTSSGPQTSQSTDDFAANLLTPTGSCRYDSSLGLLTKKFISLILEAKDGILDLNKTADILKVQKRRIYDITNVLEGIGLIEKTSKNNIRWKGLGMQMPMDLDDEVTKLKADIESEYDEERRLDTKIRAKQERLRSLGADENCQRFLFLTEEDIMSIPNYQNNTLIAIKAPQASSLEVPDPDEVVDYPQKHFRMIVRSTTGPIDVYLVSKYQEGPEDIIVKRGGQIHSNMETSDFRREGTCSRQVQDTGCLSNAQQDRENQNVSCDSLGSLNSATGIQKIVPSDANIDDDYWFRSDLEVSITDLWATEDWAEVDELLKDNDELPESTSNATSTQHVPQVPIPSSGVVVNGLCMEKT from the exons ATGTCGGTATCAGAAAAGAGATCTTCAAATCCAATTTCGTCAAATCCCCAATTCCAATTGAATTCTCGAAATCCACAAtctacttcttcatcttcttctggtTTTGCTAACGGTGGTTCTACTTTAAACCACCGTCAATACCCTTTCTCTCCTTCATCTACTGCTTCTACTACTAAACCCTCTTCcgctttttctctctcttctttgtcttcttctCTTGTTGGATGTAATCGtacagctgttgctgctgctggaggtggtggtggcggcaagtTAGAAACATTCTACAGAGACGCTACT GCAAAAGCGATTGTTGAGAAAGATGGCCGTGCTCAGGCTGGAGAATGGGTCACTAACAAAGAACAATTAGAGGCTATTAGTAGCCAGGGTACATCTATGTCAGGCGTAGGTTGCAAGCGTTACCAGACTGGTGAAAGGGTAAACGGCCAGGGGTATACAGACGCAGCTAACAGTCCTCTTCATCCAGCCTCAGCCGGTACCAAGCGTTACGGCAGAACGAGTACGAAAAATACAAGTTCTGGTCCTCAAACGTCTCAATCAACTGATG ACTTTGCAGCTAATTTACTAACACCAACTGGTAGCTGTCGATACGATAGTTCTTTAG GTTTGCTAACAAAGAAATTCATAAGCTTGATCCTGGAGGCCAAGGATGGCATTCTTGATCTGAACAAAACTGCAGATATTCTAAAG GTACAAAAGAGGAGAATATATGATATTACTAATGTTCTTGAAGGAATAGGATTAATAGAGAAAACATCGAAGAACAATATAAGATGGAA GGGGCTTGGGATGCAAATGCCAATGGATCTGGATGACGAAGTTACTAAACTAAAG GCTGACATAGAAAGTGAATATGATGAAGAACGCAGGCTTGACACAAAGATAAG AGCAAAACAAGAGAGGCTGAGGAGCTTGGGTGCTGATGAGAACTGTCAAAG GTTTCTCTTCTTAACCGAAGAAGATATCATGAGCATCCCAAACTATCAG AATAACACACTTATTGCAATAAAAGCTCCTCAAGCAAGCTCTCTTGAAGTCCCAGATCCTGACGAG GTGGTCGATTATCCACAGAAGCACTTCCGGATGATAGTTAGAAGCACAACAGGACCTATTGATGTGTACTTAGTGAG CAAATACCAAGAGGGGCCAGAGGATATAATTGTTAAGCGAGGCGGGCAAATACATTCAAATATGGAGACAAGTGACTTCAGAAGGGAAGGCACATGCTCGAGACAAGTACAAGATACTGGTTGCTTATCCAATGCACAACAGGATCGAGAAAATCAAAATGTTTCCTGCGACTCACTAGGCTCCCTGAATTCTGCCACTGGCATTCAGAAAATTGTTCCATCAGATGCTAAT ATTGACGATGATTATTGGTTCCGGTCAGATCTTGAAGTGAGCATTACAGATTTGTGGG CAACCGAGGATTGGGCTGAAGTAGATGAATTACTTAAAGACAACGACGAGTTACCAGAGAGTACTAGTAATGCAACATCAACCCAACATGTTCCTCAGGTACCAATACCATCATCAGGTGTTGTGGTGAATGGACTTTGTATGGAGAAGACTTGA